One Aphidius gifuensis isolate YNYX2018 linkage group LG5, ASM1490517v1, whole genome shotgun sequence genomic region harbors:
- the LOC122856380 gene encoding uncharacterized protein LOC122856380, translating to MSIKKCNDNNELSCSFPSKRTDVKNIDSYRNNNLASLESWKKYPVIIRGYSDPVTSALGGLKVLEKNEYALSTLDDPEEKVKAVVKFYQQKHIITKRNDINNILNNSRIDLLQNEIKKKKHLQDKEKSLERFVEATEKKGSDTESEKEMSDNLITDENKKNKKRKRYYDKNKIHTPSKKQKTSGDARVEKSTPDTESNYSVSSDEKENSIDPNKLSA from the exons AGTGCAACGATAATAACGAACTATCGTGTTCATTTCCATCTAAAAGGACTGATGTGAAAAACATTGATAGTTATCGTAATAACAATTTGGCTTCTCTTGAGTCTTGGAAAAAGTATCCAGTGATTATCAGAGGATATtcag aTCCAGTGACCTCAGCTTTAGGAGGATTAAAAGTGCTCGAAAAGAATGAATACGCTCTATCGACTTTAGATGATCCAGAAGAAAAAGTCAAAGCAGTCgtcaaattttatcaacaaaaacacATAATAACTAAACGTaacgatattaataatatcttaaataatagtagaattgatttattacaaaatgaaattaaaaaaaaaaaacatttgcaagataaagaaaaatcactAGAAAGATTTGTTGAagcaacagaaaaaaaaggcAGTGATACAGAAAGTGAAAAAGAAATGTCTGACAATTTGATAAccgatgaaaataaaaaaaacaaaaaacgaaaacgatattatgataaaaataaaatacatacaccgtcaaaaaaacaaaaaacgagTGGTGATGCAAGGGTTGAAAAATCAACACCTGATACTGAATCAAATTACAGTGTATCTAGCGACGAGAAAGAGAATTCAATTGATCCAAATAAACTTtctgcttaa